The following proteins are co-located in the Ferrimicrobium sp. genome:
- a CDS encoding leucyl/phenylalanyl-tRNA--protein transferase, whose translation MTIEELVALSASLDPDDAGRLYRLGIFPMPLADGYGWFYPSTRAVIVIDEWSLRCPRSTEQLLRTYRVGIDIDPMAVVISCAKIPRPGGWIDRTMIEFYRGLNDRGLLHSVEVRGPDDALVGGLFGVGVGGIFVGESMFHQVPNASKLALFTLVRVASNLGYRVVDGQWPTDHLATLGFATMASTQYAKLLVACAPMEPAPFPTGFLDRGQLRLRGPG comes from the coding sequence GTGACGATCGAGGAATTGGTGGCCCTTAGCGCTTCGCTCGACCCTGACGATGCTGGCCGCCTCTATCGGCTCGGGATCTTTCCGATGCCGCTCGCTGATGGCTACGGTTGGTTCTATCCCTCCACACGTGCAGTGATTGTGATCGATGAATGGTCACTACGGTGTCCCCGCAGTACTGAGCAACTACTTCGCACCTATCGCGTGGGTATCGATATCGATCCGATGGCGGTCGTGATCTCCTGTGCAAAAATACCACGACCCGGTGGCTGGATCGATCGGACGATGATTGAGTTTTATCGCGGACTCAACGATCGTGGACTTCTGCATTCGGTTGAGGTTCGAGGTCCAGATGATGCTCTTGTTGGTGGTCTCTTTGGTGTTGGCGTCGGCGGGATCTTTGTCGGCGAATCAATGTTTCATCAAGTGCCGAACGCCTCGAAGCTGGCGCTCTTTACATTGGTGCGAGTCGCGAGCAACCTTGGGTATCGTGTCGTGGATGGGCAGTGGCCGACTGACCATCTTGCAACGCTTGGCTTCGCTACCATGGCAAGTACCCAGTATGCGAAGCTTCTTGTTGCATGTGCACCAATGGAGCCAGCGCCCTTTCCAACGGGATTCCTCGATCGGGGCCAGCTCAGACTTCGCGGCCCCGGGTGA
- a CDS encoding biotin transporter BioY: MLNQGLQQQGLRQRSLSDLLPESLLTDLALIGVFAITIGIFAQISIPLPFTPVPITGQTFAVLIGSAALGLRRGTLGSLLYVGLGLMGVPWFAGATGGLKIAVDPTFGYLLGFIAAGAVVGYLAEKGLDRKFGRTVLLMAIGNVIIYSFGMGFLMLDLHLSIGRGLALGVTPFLLGDLIKLLLATGLLPGAWYLHNRLTRGREV; the protein is encoded by the coding sequence GTGCTGAACCAGGGGTTACAACAACAGGGGTTACGCCAACGGAGTCTGAGTGATCTACTCCCCGAAAGTCTTCTGACCGACCTAGCTTTGATCGGAGTCTTCGCCATAACAATTGGCATCTTCGCCCAAATCAGTATCCCGTTGCCGTTCACGCCCGTTCCCATCACCGGTCAGACCTTCGCGGTCCTGATCGGAAGCGCCGCACTCGGCCTACGACGCGGAACGCTTGGGAGCCTGCTCTACGTCGGGCTCGGGCTGATGGGAGTGCCTTGGTTTGCTGGAGCCACTGGTGGTCTCAAAATCGCCGTCGATCCAACTTTTGGCTACCTGCTTGGTTTCATTGCCGCAGGCGCCGTTGTCGGTTACCTCGCCGAGAAGGGCCTTGATCGCAAATTCGGACGCACCGTATTGCTCATGGCGATTGGTAACGTGATCATCTATAGTTTCGGGATGGGCTTCCTCATGCTCGACCTCCACCTGAGCATCGGTCGTGGACTCGCGTTGGGCGTCACCCCTTTCCTGTTGGGCGACTTGATTAAGTTACTCTTGGCGACTGGTCTCCTTCCCGGCGCGTGGTACCTACACAACCGGCTCACCCGGGGCCGCGAAGTCTGA